In a genomic window of Nocardia fluminea:
- a CDS encoding DUF3151 domain-containing protein, with product MTSFGDLLGPQPVLLPELIDAEDAIASGTDPVEVAAQFPAASIAWAQLAEAALRRAGGEVNHDTVAAYAFARTGYHRGLDLLRRNGWKGFGPVPWSHEPNQGFLRSVGALASAAKTIGETEEYARCLDLLEDCDPRAANELGLD from the coding sequence ATGACCTCCTTCGGTGACCTGCTCGGACCGCAGCCGGTCCTCCTTCCCGAACTGATCGACGCCGAAGACGCCATCGCCTCTGGCACCGACCCGGTCGAAGTCGCCGCGCAGTTCCCGGCCGCCTCCATCGCGTGGGCCCAGCTGGCAGAGGCCGCGCTGCGGCGCGCGGGCGGCGAGGTGAACCACGACACCGTCGCGGCGTACGCCTTCGCCCGCACCGGCTACCACCGCGGCCTCGATCTGCTGCGGCGCAACGGCTGGAAGGGTTTCGGCCCCGTCCCGTGGAGCCACGAACCCAACCAGGGTTTCCTGCGCAGCGTGGGTGCGCTGGCGAGCGCCGCGAAGACGATCGGCGAGACCGAGGAGTACGCGCGCTGCCTCGACCTGCTCGAGGACTGCGATCCGCGCGCGGCGAACGAACTCGGCCTGGACTGA
- a CDS encoding FUSC family protein has product MSEHRPFVAVASPVVAAAKVTTVGRYRASVERLRLSAIPIIQCALGAALAWFIAHNLVGHIEPFFAPTAAVVSIGVSFGARVRRSVELVVGVAVGIGIGDLFIAQVGTGVWQVALVVGGAMSVSVFLGSGALMTIQAAGSAVLVSTLNQAPGAGPNRMIDALIGGLVGVLMVALIPLHPVRRAREHAADVLSVMSKSMITCAEGLLEQNSTKVSDSLSAVRDTQPQIDALRDALAGGREISRISPLYWNSRKRLERIHNAADPLDNAVRNTRVLLRRSLTLVRDDEVLDPRLIDLVDQLGHATDVVRKMMLADPGEQPDQAEALKSLRSVAKCARPELVVGAGLSAHVVFAQLRSIVVDLMVVCGMQRISAIALLPPTVPNPYVTPEE; this is encoded by the coding sequence GTGAGCGAACACAGGCCTTTCGTCGCCGTAGCCTCGCCGGTCGTCGCGGCCGCCAAGGTCACGACGGTCGGCCGGTACCGGGCATCGGTCGAGCGCTTGCGGCTCTCGGCGATCCCGATCATCCAGTGCGCGCTCGGCGCCGCGCTCGCGTGGTTCATCGCCCACAACCTCGTCGGCCACATCGAGCCGTTCTTCGCGCCGACCGCCGCGGTGGTCTCCATCGGTGTTTCGTTCGGTGCGCGGGTGCGCCGGTCGGTGGAACTGGTGGTGGGTGTCGCGGTCGGCATCGGCATCGGCGACCTGTTCATCGCCCAGGTCGGGACGGGTGTCTGGCAGGTGGCACTGGTGGTCGGTGGCGCCATGTCGGTGTCGGTCTTCCTCGGCAGCGGCGCGCTCATGACCATCCAGGCGGCGGGTTCGGCCGTGCTGGTCTCGACCTTGAATCAGGCGCCCGGTGCGGGCCCGAACCGCATGATCGACGCCTTGATCGGCGGACTCGTCGGTGTGCTGATGGTCGCGCTGATCCCGCTGCACCCGGTGCGCCGAGCCCGCGAACACGCCGCCGACGTGCTGTCGGTGATGAGCAAATCGATGATCACCTGCGCCGAGGGCCTGCTCGAACAGAACTCGACGAAGGTGTCCGACTCGCTGTCGGCGGTGCGCGACACCCAGCCCCAGATCGACGCCCTCCGCGACGCGCTCGCGGGAGGTCGTGAGATCAGCCGCATCTCACCGCTGTACTGGAATTCCCGGAAACGTCTGGAACGCATCCACAACGCGGCCGACCCGCTCGACAACGCGGTCCGCAATACCCGTGTGCTGCTGCGCCGTTCGCTCACCCTGGTCCGCGACGACGAGGTCCTCGATCCGCGTTTGATCGACCTGGTCGACCAGCTCGGCCATGCCACCGACGTGGTTCGCAAGATGATGCTGGCCGATCCGGGTGAGCAACCCGATCAGGCCGAAGCCCTCAAGTCGTTGCGCAGTGTCGCCAAGTGCGCCCGTCCCGAACTCGTGGTGGGGGCGGGCTTGTCGGCGCATGTGGTGTTCGCGCAGCTGCGCTCGATCGTGGTGGACCTGATGGTGGTGTGCGGGATGCAGCGCATCTCGGCGATCGCGCTGCTCCCGCCCACCGTGCCCAATCCGTATGTGACGCCCGAGGAATAG